A part of Halomarina litorea genomic DNA contains:
- a CDS encoding MBL fold metallo-hydrolase, whose protein sequence is MFETITARELAEMQDAGRTDYTLIDTRPEDSFEAWHIEGAVNMPFGPTDTLSDEQRTEIESWADGGEIVTICGKGATSTTLAAELDASGWEDVSVVKGGMRDWNALYETARLDTGDDDLVVVQFQRRAKGCLSYLVGSKRAGEALVVDPTRHTDQYITTAAEEGLTISRVADTHVHADHISGGHELAARLGVPYHLGEHATDRDVEYDFEPLADGERVSVGEVDIEVLAAPGHTTEMVVYRVGDEAVLTGDALFLDSVGRTELEFGEDDAEEGARMQYETLHGTLMDLPDDLTVLPGHVTVDNDGTYENASPGELVGAPLSEVRDGLDLVGLDEEAFVERMVGDLPEKPDNYETIIDVNRGKESVEGTDATELETGANNCAA, encoded by the coding sequence ATGTTCGAAACGATCACCGCGCGGGAACTGGCGGAGATGCAGGACGCCGGCCGCACCGACTACACGCTCATCGACACGCGCCCCGAGGACAGCTTCGAGGCGTGGCACATCGAGGGCGCCGTGAACATGCCGTTCGGCCCGACGGACACCCTGAGCGACGAACAGCGGACCGAAATCGAATCGTGGGCCGACGGCGGCGAGATAGTCACCATCTGCGGGAAGGGGGCGACGTCGACGACGCTCGCCGCCGAACTCGACGCGAGCGGGTGGGAGGACGTGAGCGTGGTCAAAGGCGGGATGCGCGACTGGAACGCGCTGTACGAGACCGCTCGTCTCGATACGGGGGACGACGACCTCGTCGTCGTCCAGTTCCAGCGCCGCGCGAAGGGCTGTCTCAGCTACCTCGTTGGCTCGAAACGGGCGGGCGAAGCTCTCGTCGTCGACCCCACCCGACACACCGACCAGTACATCACGACTGCCGCCGAGGAAGGGCTGACGATTTCGCGGGTCGCCGACACGCACGTCCACGCCGACCACATCTCGGGCGGACACGAACTCGCGGCGAGACTCGGCGTGCCGTACCACCTCGGCGAACACGCGACCGACCGCGACGTCGAGTACGACTTCGAACCCCTCGCGGACGGGGAACGCGTCTCGGTCGGCGAGGTCGACATCGAAGTGCTCGCCGCCCCGGGCCACACCACCGAGATGGTCGTCTACCGCGTCGGCGACGAGGCGGTCCTCACGGGCGACGCCCTCTTCCTCGATTCGGTCGGCCGGACCGAACTGGAGTTCGGCGAGGACGACGCCGAGGAGGGCGCACGGATGCAGTACGAGACCCTCCACGGGACGCTCATGGACCTGCCCGACGACCTGACGGTCCTCCCCGGCCACGTAACGGTCGACAACGACGGCACCTACGAGAACGCCTCGCCCGGCGAACTCGTCGGGGCGCCGCTCTCGGAGGTACGCGACGGCCTCGACCTCGTCGGTCTCGACGAGGAGGCGTTCGTCGAGCGGATGGTCGGCGACCTGCCGGAGAAACCCGACAACTACGAGACGATCATCGACGTCAACAGGGGGAAGGAGTCCGTCGAGGGCACTGACGCGACGGAACTCGAAACCGGCGCCAACAACTGCGCCGCCTGA
- a CDS encoding heavy metal translocating P-type ATPase, with amino-acid sequence MGTRTAHLDITGMSCANCSSTVQDALEPLDGVHEANVNFATDEGSVEYDPDVVTLREIYDAVEEAGYGVVSETVSVGITDMTCANCADTNESALLDTPGVVDAEVNYATDEAQVTYNPADTTLSALYDAIEAAGYSPVREAPDDESSGTDARDAARNEEIRRQFRLTVFGAALSLPLLFFLVEKLVLGGGVLPETVFGVEFGWVEFLLATPVQLVLGWPFYKNSYKALVKNGRANMDVLIALGSSTAYLYSVAVLSGLIAGGLYFDTAALILVFITLGNYLEARSKGQAGDALRKLLEMEAETATVVREDGSEEEVPLEDVTVGDRMKVRPGEKIPTDGVVVGGQSAVDESMVTGESVPVEKGEGDEVVGSTINENGVLVVEATKVGEDTALQQIVQTVKEAQSRQPEIQNLADRISAYFVPAVIANALFWGIVWFLFPEALAGFVEWLPVWGLVVGGPAVAGGSVSVFEFAVIVFASSVLIACPCALGLATPAATMVGTTIGAQNGVLFKGGDVLERAKDVDTVIFDKTGTLTKGEMELTDVVVFDEGRAVTDGGETTTDGGQLTTRDRLTEDDVLRLAAAAESASEHPLARAIVDGAEERGIDVRDPEDFENVPGHGIRATVDGSEVLVGNRKLLRDNGIDPSPAEETMERLENEGKTAMLVARVAADGDGGELVGVVADADTVKESAKDAVSALRERGIDVMMITGDNERTARAVAEAVGIDPENVRASVLPEDKSDAVESIQDEGRKAMMVGDGVNDAPALAVAYVGTAIGSGTDVAIEAADVTLMRDDPLDVVKAIRISDATLQKIKQNLVWALGYNTAMIPLASLGLLQPVLAAGAMAFSSVSVLSNSLLFRRYTPDHDYELLGRFR; translated from the coding sequence ATGGGAACCAGAACGGCACACCTCGACATCACGGGGATGTCCTGTGCCAACTGCTCGTCGACGGTACAGGACGCCCTCGAACCTCTCGACGGGGTCCACGAGGCGAACGTCAACTTCGCCACCGACGAGGGTTCCGTCGAGTACGACCCCGACGTCGTGACCCTCCGGGAGATATACGACGCCGTCGAGGAGGCGGGTTACGGCGTCGTCTCCGAGACGGTGAGCGTCGGCATCACCGACATGACGTGTGCCAACTGCGCGGACACCAACGAGTCCGCGCTGCTGGACACGCCGGGCGTCGTCGACGCGGAGGTCAACTACGCCACCGACGAGGCGCAGGTCACCTACAACCCCGCCGACACGACGCTGAGCGCGCTCTACGACGCCATCGAGGCGGCGGGCTACTCGCCGGTCCGCGAGGCCCCCGACGACGAGTCCTCGGGGACCGACGCGCGGGACGCCGCCCGCAACGAGGAGATACGCCGACAGTTCCGGCTGACGGTGTTCGGCGCGGCGCTCTCCCTCCCGCTGTTGTTCTTCCTCGTCGAGAAGCTCGTCCTCGGGGGCGGCGTCCTCCCCGAGACGGTATTCGGCGTCGAGTTCGGCTGGGTCGAGTTCCTGCTGGCGACGCCCGTCCAGCTCGTTCTCGGGTGGCCGTTCTACAAGAACTCCTACAAGGCGCTCGTCAAGAACGGCCGCGCGAACATGGACGTGCTCATCGCGCTGGGCTCCTCGACGGCGTACCTCTACTCCGTCGCGGTGCTCTCGGGGCTCATCGCCGGCGGCCTCTACTTCGACACCGCCGCACTCATCCTCGTGTTCATCACGCTCGGCAACTACCTCGAGGCTCGCTCGAAGGGACAGGCCGGCGACGCGCTCCGCAAACTGCTGGAGATGGAAGCCGAAACGGCGACCGTCGTCCGCGAGGACGGCAGCGAGGAGGAGGTCCCGCTGGAGGACGTGACGGTCGGCGACCGGATGAAGGTCCGGCCCGGCGAGAAGATACCCACCGACGGCGTCGTCGTCGGCGGGCAGAGCGCGGTCGACGAGTCGATGGTCACCGGCGAGTCCGTCCCCGTCGAGAAGGGGGAAGGCGACGAGGTGGTCGGCTCGACCATCAACGAGAACGGCGTCCTCGTCGTGGAGGCGACGAAGGTGGGCGAGGACACCGCCCTCCAGCAGATCGTCCAGACCGTCAAGGAGGCCCAGTCGCGCCAGCCGGAGATCCAGAACCTCGCCGACCGCATCAGCGCGTACTTCGTGCCCGCGGTCATCGCCAACGCCCTGTTCTGGGGCATCGTCTGGTTCCTCTTCCCGGAGGCGCTTGCGGGGTTCGTCGAGTGGCTCCCGGTGTGGGGGCTGGTCGTCGGCGGGCCAGCGGTCGCCGGCGGGTCGGTGTCGGTCTTCGAGTTCGCCGTCATCGTCTTCGCCTCGTCCGTCCTCATCGCCTGTCCCTGTGCGCTGGGGCTGGCGACGCCCGCGGCCACGATGGTCGGGACGACCATCGGCGCGCAGAACGGCGTCCTGTTCAAGGGCGGTGACGTCCTCGAACGCGCGAAGGACGTCGACACGGTCATCTTCGACAAGACGGGGACGCTGACGAAAGGCGAGATGGAACTCACCGACGTGGTCGTCTTCGACGAGGGGCGAGCGGTCACGGACGGCGGCGAGACGACCACCGACGGGGGACAACTCACGACCCGCGACAGACTCACCGAGGACGACGTGTTGCGCCTCGCGGCGGCCGCCGAGAGCGCGAGCGAACACCCCCTCGCCCGCGCAATCGTCGACGGGGCCGAGGAGCGGGGCATCGACGTGCGCGACCCCGAGGACTTCGAGAACGTTCCCGGACACGGTATCCGGGCGACGGTGGACGGTTCCGAGGTACTGGTCGGCAACCGGAAGCTCCTGCGCGACAACGGCATCGACCCCTCGCCCGCCGAGGAGACGATGGAGCGCCTCGAGAACGAGGGGAAGACGGCGATGCTCGTCGCCCGCGTGGCCGCCGATGGAGACGGCGGCGAACTCGTCGGCGTCGTCGCCGACGCGGACACGGTCAAGGAGAGCGCGAAGGACGCGGTGAGCGCCCTCCGCGAGCGCGGCATCGACGTGATGATGATTACGGGCGACAACGAGCGGACCGCCCGCGCCGTCGCCGAAGCGGTCGGCATCGACCCCGAGAACGTCCGGGCGAGCGTCCTCCCGGAGGACAAGTCCGACGCCGTCGAGTCCATCCAGGACGAGGGCCGCAAGGCGATGATGGTCGGCGACGGGGTCAACGACGCGCCCGCGCTGGCCGTCGCGTACGTCGGGACGGCAATCGGGAGCGGGACCGACGTGGCCATCGAGGCGGCCGACGTGACGCTGATGCGCGACGACCCCCTCGACGTCGTGAAGGCCATCCGCATCTCGGACGCGACGCTCCAGAAGATCAAGCAGAACCTCGTCTGGGCGCTTGGGTACAACACGGCGATGATTCCGCTAGCCTCGCTCGGCCTGCTCCAGCCGGTGCTCGCCGCCGGGGCGATGGCGTTCTCCAGCGTGAGCGTCCTCTCGAACAGCCTGCTGTTCCGGCGGTACACCCCCGACCACGACTACGAACTGCTCGGCCGGTTCCGGTAG
- a CDS encoding SHOCT domain-containing protein has translation MTTSTKRLFGWIGGGLIVLTVLMLGLAMTAGNQMTGGWWMPHMGGGWSGMGGWGIGMLLLGILWMVLLVALPVALVYGLLSDRGGPRSDSAMEVLREQYARGEIDEEEYESRRRRLSEQ, from the coding sequence ATGACGACCTCGACGAAGCGGCTGTTCGGGTGGATCGGTGGTGGACTCATCGTCCTGACCGTGCTCATGCTCGGCCTCGCGATGACTGCCGGCAATCAGATGACCGGAGGCTGGTGGATGCCCCACATGGGGGGTGGATGGAGTGGGATGGGCGGCTGGGGTATCGGCATGCTGCTCCTCGGAATCCTCTGGATGGTGTTGCTCGTGGCTCTCCCCGTCGCCCTCGTCTACGGGCTCCTCTCCGACCGGGGTGGACCGCGATCCGATTCCGCGATGGAGGTACTCCGCGAGCAGTACGCCCGGGGGGAGATCGACGAGGAGGAGTACGAGTCGCGTCGCCGCCGCCTCTCGGAACAGTGA